A region of Argentina anserina chromosome 5, drPotAnse1.1, whole genome shotgun sequence DNA encodes the following proteins:
- the LOC126794168 gene encoding multiple organellar RNA editing factor 2, chloroplastic-like, translating to MVQTLVRTIAMAATTTTRNATISSLIPKRLLSSTSRISQPPSIPSLILGRRSLAPLSHAVRPFPAAAATRFTAIRCRVNRSGGSYSPLNSGSNFSDRPPTEMAPLFPGCDYEHFLIVMDKPGGENATKQDMINCYIQTAAKVLGSEEEAKKKIYNVSCERYFGFGINIDEETSNKLEGLPGVLFVLPDSYVDAENQDYGAELFVNGEIVQRSPERQRRVEPQPSRAQDRPRYNDRTRYVRRRENVR from the exons ATGGTTCAAACCCTAGTCCGAACCATAGCCATGgccgccaccaccaccactcgCAACGCCACAATCTCCTCCCTCATCCCCAAACGCCTCCTCTCCTCCACCTCCAGAATCAGCCAACCTCCCTCCATCCCCTCTCTCATCCTCGGCCGTCGATCTCTCGCCCCGCTCTCCCACGCTGTCCGTCCCTTCCCCGCAGCCGCCGCCACTCGGTTCACCGCCATCCGCTGCCGCGTCAACCGCTCCGGCGGGTCGTACTCCCCCCTCAACTCCGGCTCCAACTTCAGCGACCGGCCGCCGACCGAGATGGCTCCACTCTTCCCCGGCTGCGACTACGAGCACTTCCTCATCGTCATGGACAAGCCCGGCGGGGAAAATGCCACCAAGCAGGACATGATCAATTGCTATATCCAGACCGCCGCTAAAGTCCTCGGCAG TGAGGAAGAAGCGAAGAAGAAGATCTACAATGTGTCGTGCGAGAGGTATTTTGGTTTTGGCATAAACATTGATGAGGAGACCTCCAACAAGCTTGAAG GTTTGCCCGGAGTTCTTTTTGTGCTTCCGGATTCGTATGTTGATGCTGAGAATCAAGACTATGGGG CTGAGTTGTTTGTGAATGGAGAGATAGTTCAAAGGTCTCCGGAAAGGCAGAGGAGGGTGGAGCCACAACCCTCACGAGCTCAGGACAGACCACGATACAATGATAGAACTCGATATGTGCGCAGAAGGGAAAATGTGCGGTAA